In Aurantimicrobium minutum, the following proteins share a genomic window:
- a CDS encoding DUF3159 domain-containing protein, translating to MAGKSGLSSIALNPEGAGEGKHPLWAAMGGWLGIVETVVPGLIFVVVLAITRDPWLAIGISVAVSVLFTAYRLIRRQAVTQALVGLAGVVVSAVLALLTNRPEDNFVPGLITNAAYSVVFLVSILATWPIIGVAVGLIRGEGFSWRKNKHHLRVYSGVTAIWFGMFALRLIVQYPLYLAGNVEGLATAKLLLGLPLYVPVLALTWLIVRSLYREKTSSS from the coding sequence ATGGCCGGAAAATCAGGTCTTTCTTCAATTGCTCTGAATCCTGAAGGGGCTGGAGAGGGCAAACATCCACTGTGGGCCGCAATGGGCGGATGGCTAGGAATTGTTGAGACAGTTGTTCCTGGTCTTATTTTTGTCGTCGTTTTAGCAATAACTCGCGATCCTTGGCTCGCGATCGGAATCTCTGTGGCCGTCTCGGTCTTATTCACTGCATATCGATTGATTCGCAGACAAGCTGTTACCCAAGCTCTGGTTGGTTTAGCTGGTGTGGTCGTTTCCGCAGTCTTGGCTCTATTGACTAATCGACCTGAAGATAATTTCGTCCCTGGGCTCATCACTAATGCGGCATATTCAGTCGTGTTCTTGGTTTCGATACTTGCTACATGGCCGATTATCGGTGTTGCAGTTGGTCTGATTCGTGGCGAAGGTTTTTCTTGGCGAAAGAATAAGCATCATTTGCGTGTCTACAGCGGAGTTACAGCCATCTGGTTTGGCATGTTCGCACTGAGGCTTATCGTTCAGTATCCGCTGTATCTTGCTGGCAACGTTGAAGGTTTGGCTACCGCAAAACTACTTCTCGGTCTTCCGCTTTATGTTCCTGTTCTCGCACTGACATGGCTCATCGTTCGTTCGCTCTACCGTGAAAAAACCTCAAGTTCATAG
- the acnA gene encoding aconitate hydratase AcnA, with amino-acid sequence MSAVNSFGAKSTLEVSGKSYEIFRLDSVQGHDKLPYSLKVLLENLLRTEDGANVTAEQIKALGSWVPSAEPDTEIQFTPARVIMQDFTGVPCVVDLATMREAVTELGGDPTKINPLAPAELVIDHSVIADLYGTADALEQNVEIEYERNGERYQFLRWGQTAFDDFKVVPPGTGIVHQVNIEYLARVTMAREVAGVLQAYPDTCVGTDSHTTMVNGLGVLGWGVGGIEAEAAMLGQPVSMLIPKVVGFKLSGSIPTGVTATDVVLTITEMLRRHGVVGKFVEFYGPGVSSVPLANRATIGNMSPEFGSTAAMFPVDDVTLDYLRLTGRSEEQVALVEAYSKAQGLWFDPSNEPNFSEYMELDLSTVVPSISGPKRPQDRIELSRAQKQFNEDVKNYTHGDAVKVSVDGGEEFELKNGAVTIAAITSCTNTSNPSVMLAAGLLARNAVKKGLKTKPWVKTTLSPGSKVVTDYYEKAGVTPYLDELGFYPVGYGCMTCIGNSGPLKDEISAAINHNDLAVTAVLSGNRNFEGRISPDVKMNYLASPPLVIAYALAGSMDFDFEKDALGTGSDGNPVYLKDIWPETAEVEKVIGESIDTAMFDHEYSSVFNGDERWRNLPTPTGATFDWDEKSTYVRKPPYFEGMKKETTPVTDIAGARVLATLGDSVTTDHISPAGNIKAGTPAAVYLDQHGVARADYNSYGSRRGNHEVMIRGTFANIRLKNQLLDGVEGGYTRDFTQPDGPQSFIYDASANYQAAGTPLVIFGGKEYGSGSSRDWAAKGTALLGVKAVITESFERIHRSNLIGMGVLPLQFPAGQSWQSLGLDGTEIVSISGVEELNKGVTPKTVRVTAAPSENSPAGKETIEFDAVVRIDTPGEADYYRNGGILQYVLRSLVA; translated from the coding sequence GTGTCGGCAGTAAACAGCTTTGGAGCCAAGAGCACACTCGAGGTTTCTGGAAAGTCCTATGAGATTTTCCGCCTCGACTCCGTACAGGGTCATGACAAGTTGCCCTACAGCCTTAAGGTTCTTCTTGAAAACCTTTTGCGTACTGAAGATGGCGCCAACGTTACTGCAGAGCAGATCAAGGCGTTAGGAAGCTGGGTTCCCTCTGCTGAGCCAGACACAGAAATTCAATTCACCCCCGCACGCGTGATCATGCAGGACTTCACAGGTGTTCCCTGTGTAGTAGACCTTGCCACAATGCGCGAAGCAGTGACCGAGCTTGGTGGCGACCCCACAAAGATCAATCCACTCGCTCCTGCTGAACTGGTTATTGACCACTCTGTTATTGCAGACCTCTACGGCACTGCCGATGCTCTCGAGCAGAACGTCGAAATCGAATACGAGCGCAACGGTGAGCGTTATCAGTTCCTGCGCTGGGGTCAGACCGCGTTTGATGACTTCAAGGTTGTCCCCCCAGGAACCGGTATTGTCCACCAGGTCAACATCGAGTATCTGGCTCGTGTCACTATGGCCCGTGAAGTTGCTGGTGTTCTCCAGGCATACCCCGACACCTGCGTGGGTACTGACTCCCACACCACTATGGTGAACGGTCTTGGTGTTCTCGGTTGGGGCGTTGGAGGCATTGAGGCAGAGGCAGCAATGCTTGGTCAGCCAGTCTCCATGCTTATTCCTAAGGTTGTGGGTTTCAAGCTTTCAGGTTCGATTCCCACTGGTGTAACCGCTACTGACGTGGTGCTGACCATCACCGAAATGCTTCGTAGGCACGGTGTTGTTGGCAAATTCGTTGAGTTCTATGGACCCGGTGTTTCCTCAGTGCCATTGGCCAACCGAGCAACTATCGGAAATATGAGTCCTGAGTTCGGTTCCACGGCAGCAATGTTCCCCGTTGACGATGTCACTCTGGACTACCTGCGACTGACCGGTCGCTCAGAAGAGCAGGTTGCTCTTGTTGAGGCCTACTCTAAGGCTCAAGGACTCTGGTTCGACCCCAGTAACGAGCCCAACTTCTCTGAGTACATGGAGCTCGACCTCTCAACTGTTGTTCCCTCAATTTCAGGTCCTAAGCGTCCACAAGACCGCATTGAGCTCTCCAGGGCTCAGAAGCAATTCAACGAGGACGTCAAGAACTACACCCACGGCGACGCTGTCAAAGTCAGTGTTGATGGGGGAGAAGAGTTCGAGCTAAAGAATGGTGCTGTCACCATCGCAGCCATTACTTCCTGCACTAACACCTCCAACCCCTCTGTCATGCTTGCTGCGGGTCTTCTTGCACGTAACGCAGTGAAGAAGGGTCTCAAGACCAAGCCTTGGGTCAAGACCACCCTGTCTCCTGGATCTAAGGTTGTTACCGACTACTACGAGAAGGCAGGGGTTACTCCTTACCTTGACGAGCTTGGTTTCTACCCAGTTGGTTACGGTTGCATGACTTGCATCGGTAACTCTGGTCCCCTCAAGGATGAAATCTCTGCAGCTATCAACCACAACGACCTCGCTGTGACAGCTGTTCTCTCGGGTAACCGTAACTTCGAGGGTCGTATTAGCCCCGACGTAAAGATGAACTACCTGGCAAGCCCTCCTCTTGTTATCGCATACGCGCTTGCTGGTTCGATGGACTTCGACTTTGAAAAGGATGCTCTCGGAACTGGTTCCGACGGTAACCCTGTATATCTCAAGGACATCTGGCCAGAGACTGCAGAGGTAGAAAAGGTTATTGGCGAGTCGATTGACACTGCCATGTTCGACCACGAATACTCGTCTGTTTTCAACGGTGATGAGCGCTGGCGTAACCTCCCCACTCCAACCGGTGCAACCTTCGACTGGGATGAGAAGTCCACTTATGTGCGCAAACCTCCTTACTTCGAAGGAATGAAAAAGGAAACCACACCTGTCACCGATATTGCCGGAGCACGCGTTTTGGCAACCTTGGGCGACTCGGTTACCACTGACCACATTTCGCCTGCTGGAAACATCAAGGCTGGTACGCCAGCTGCTGTCTACTTAGACCAGCACGGTGTAGCTCGCGCCGATTACAACTCTTATGGCTCGCGCCGTGGAAACCACGAGGTGATGATTCGTGGAACATTCGCGAACATTCGTCTGAAGAACCAGCTCCTTGATGGTGTTGAGGGTGGTTACACTCGTGACTTCACCCAGCCAGATGGTCCTCAGTCCTTCATCTACGACGCTAGCGCCAATTACCAGGCTGCTGGTACCCCTCTGGTCATCTTCGGTGGCAAGGAATACGGTTCTGGTTCTTCTCGTGACTGGGCTGCTAAGGGAACAGCGCTTCTGGGCGTGAAGGCAGTGATTACTGAGAGCTTCGAGCGTATTCACCGTTCAAACCTCATCGGTATGGGTGTTCTTCCTCTGCAGTTCCCTGCTGGGCAAAGCTGGCAGTCTTTGGGCCTCGACGGAACTGAAATTGTGTCGATCAGTGGTGTTGAAGAACTCAACAAGGGAGTTACTCCAAAGACCGTCCGCGTGACTGCTGCTCCTTCGGAGAACTCACCTGCGGGTAAAGAAACTATCGAATTTGACGCTGTAGTTCGCATCGACACCCCTGGTGAAGCTGACTACTACCGTAATGGTGGAATTCTTCAGTACGTGTTGCGTTCGCTCGTCGCTTAG